One genomic region from Aliarcobacter cryaerophilus ATCC 43158 encodes:
- the mtaB gene encoding tRNA (N(6)-L-threonylcarbamoyladenosine(37)-C(2))-methylthiotransferase MtaB, translated as MNFSEHRPKVFFKTFGCRTNIFDTQVMISNLKDFDITNNEKEANVVIINSCTVTNSADTTARSYINGLKKLENSPKVIFTGCGTRTKGEKLFGENKIDGLFGSSEKENINELLKLDDKFYKLGDLNSLDTTVVEEFVGKSRAFIKIQEGCDFRCSYCIIPHVRGDARSYEESVILNQVQTLANNGFSEFILTGTNVGSYGKKMHTSLAKLLKKMALIKGVKRIRMGSIEPIQIDDEFKELINEPFMAKHLHIALQHTSKDMLKIMNRRNKVLSDLELFEFLSSNGYALGTDFIVGHPGETKELWSEAMKNLNNFPLTHIHAFTYSKRDGTPSASMKNIVKGDIAKDRYIELVEIIKQKNYEFRQNIKKNKVKLEVLVEQEKNGKYLGFDQFFNQVEIISNEDLVSDWLNLEDYKVEFNKNEARFK; from the coding sequence AAGACTTTTGGTTGTAGAACAAATATTTTTGATACACAAGTAATGATTAGTAACCTAAAAGATTTTGATATAACAAATAACGAAAAAGAAGCAAATGTTGTTATAATAAACTCTTGTACAGTTACAAATAGTGCAGATACAACAGCTAGAAGCTATATAAATGGTTTAAAAAAACTTGAAAACTCTCCAAAAGTAATATTTACAGGTTGTGGAACAAGAACAAAAGGTGAGAAACTTTTTGGAGAAAATAAAATTGATGGACTTTTTGGTTCAAGTGAAAAAGAGAATATTAATGAACTTTTAAAATTAGATGATAAATTCTATAAACTTGGTGATTTAAATAGTCTTGATACAACTGTTGTTGAAGAGTTTGTTGGAAAAAGTAGGGCTTTTATAAAAATACAAGAAGGGTGTGATTTTAGATGTTCATATTGTATTATCCCTCATGTAAGAGGTGACGCTAGAAGTTATGAAGAGAGTGTTATTTTAAATCAAGTGCAAACTTTAGCAAATAATGGTTTTAGTGAGTTTATTTTAACAGGTACAAATGTAGGAAGCTATGGTAAAAAAATGCATACTTCATTAGCAAAACTTCTAAAAAAAATGGCACTTATAAAAGGTGTTAAGCGAATAAGAATGGGAAGTATAGAGCCTATTCAAATTGATGATGAGTTTAAAGAGCTTATAAATGAGCCATTTATGGCAAAACATCTTCATATAGCACTTCAACACACTTCAAAAGATATGTTAAAAATTATGAATAGACGAAATAAAGTTTTAAGTGATTTAGAACTTTTTGAATTTTTAAGTTCAAATGGATATGCTTTGGGAACTGATTTTATAGTTGGTCATCCAGGAGAAACGAAAGAACTTTGGAGTGAGGCTATGAAAAATTTAAATAATTTTCCACTAACTCATATTCATGCTTTTACATATTCAAAAAGAGATGGAACACCAAGTGCTTCTATGAAAAATATTGTAAAAGGCGATATCGCAAAAGATAGATATATTGAACTTGTAGAGATAATTAAGCAAAAGAATTATGAGTTTAGACAAAATATAAAGAAAAATAAAGTTAAACTAGAAGTTTTAGTTGAGCAAGAAAAAAATGGTAAGTATTTAGGATTTGATCAGTTTTTTAATCAAGTTGAGATAATTTCAAATGAAGATTTGGTATCAGATTGGTTAAATTTAGAAGATTACAAAGTGGAGTTTAATAAAAATGAAGCAAGATTTAAATAA